GTTGTTGGAAAAGGGTATTGCatattgtttttcttcaatATTCATAGATTATGGATGCAGACTTAATTTTAGGACTTGGGGTTGTCAACAGTATTACTAGACTGCTGAAAATTAACTTTGTTGTAGTCTTCTTCTCTAAAAAGGATAAGTATTCTAAAAGTACTATGTATATGGAAATAAAAGACTttctcgttaaaaaaaaaattcaaaaacaaagaatatcAATTGAATACATTAGCACTAATCTTATGATTACAAATCCTTTAATATAAGGATGATCTCCCAAAACATTTAATGAACATATTGAAATGATGAGAATTATtgcattttattaatgatattgtattatgtttatattaaatttatgtatttgacaCTCTAGTTCACTtatgtatttatgatatttctgttttttatttgtatccaTAATTATTATAGAATAATGTTCATATGAATATAATAAGGACATTAAAATTTGACCATTATGATCATCTTTGTTAAAGATTATGTTAAGTTGGAAGTTTGTATTGTAATATATGGAAAGGACTATATCGAGAAAAAATGACATGCAACTGTCATGACTTACATTAATATttcaacttaataataatataatgttcTAGCCAATGTAAGAaacattttgtataatttttgtgcACATTATGtcatttcttattaaattatgaaaataatatcatatgagCTAATTGGGAGAATGTAAAAATTATGAGTCACATAACacattaaaagtttattttatcaaagtatattagtatttatttgataaaagattttatatttaataagattttgaatACCTCAATTATATTGGCTAATgtaaaaatgtaactttttatgatgaaaagaaaggccaaaagacttattcccctCTAAAATATACtataatctcaagttttcacgtcttaactatgaaaatctcaaacaccaacagatggggtggggtggggtggggtaaGTCTGTTAGTTTCAAGggcaaaattttcatttcatttgtaatattaaaaataaattaaaatttaatcttcttcCCCTCatcccaataaaaaaaaaaaaccttaaaaattaaaagtttgccctctatgtcaagttttaaaaaatagcattcctcccttagggtttagttttcaatccccagGGGCAAATTCGATGCATCATCATGCTCTGGCGGTCTTTCTCCCCTCCTTTGGAATGTTGGTTGACGTAAATCTAGTTTAGAAAAATGAAGACAAAGATCTTGTCTTtgtttgggaagatgaagagtttcgtTTCCTGATGAAGTTTTTTGTCTTTCCAAACCAAATTTGCATCTATCGACATTCCAGAGAAAGGGAGAGAAACCGCTGGAGCATGGTGATACATCAAGAAATTTTCATCACTAGCAATGACgttggggattgaaaactaagccttaaaggggggggggggggggaatgttattttttaaaatttggcttaGAGggcaaacttttagtttttagggctTAGacgggaaaatgagataaaattttaaggggttataattctgttaattttaaccgctcATGtatgggtaaatgagatttgcAAAGTTAAAGGGTGAGAACTTGAGATTAGAGGATACTctggatgagaaatagtcctttggcctgaaaaaaaaaaaaagactttttaTGATGTAAATATGTGTTATTCTATAAAAATGTGACTTTTGATGAAAAGTCACCATTAATTCTATAAGTAAGAATTGGGTTTTCTTTACCCCTTAcactaatcaataaaattatatatacccattttaagtatataaataagtacatagTTGATGtgtgtcataatataattgaatgattttgaattaaatataaagtaacaatcaatcacatgatgacacatttaaatgtatatctatttatgtactcaaaatagatatgtgTAATATTACTCTATAGTAATAGTTACACTTACAGAGTTATACACTAGTACACAAAATACACTAACagtaacaatttatatataaaaagtatttagttttgtttattcATCATTAAGTTAAAGgatcaaatgaaaataattaatatgatataaatttttaatcaattttttttatgtttgatatatttcaaaatactgtatattaatatacatttttctatttttcaatttacgtgaaaaatataaagttttaatatttataaatataataattcaatgtttgattgttttttttaaataaatgtaacaataacttatattatcatataataatttatattatacacataactaattatttctttttaaatataattatggtTTCtgtaaatgataatttgatatttaattatttatattttatgatttatattatttagcaATGTGTATTGATATCGTGCTTGATTGTACCTTAGAGCTTGACgtagagattaaaaaaaaaaaatgaagatggaGGAGAAGATCTACAAGCTCTTGATGATgcaaaaaatacatatatatatatatatatatatatatatatatatatttatatatatatatattaataataattttatatataatatatattattaattaattaattatataaaaatacattatatatataaatgtatattcataatattattaaaaaaaatgaattagttTGCAAACTCTCGAATCTCGATGGTAGGTTTGTCTTTTCAGTATAATTACTTACTCTGGGCCTCTGGGcatgaaaatcaaacaaatatttggAAAAATTAGGCTTGGTTGGACTAATAAGTTTGTCCATATATATGAGCAACTGATAGAGATATTTgaccaaattaataataatagggACAGACAGACAGACAGACATTACccttaaattatcaaattaatttcttatgaaatacaataaaaatcattatttttttaattgcgttcaaatataattttttttatttggtaattGCCATCATTGGACGTAAAATCATTACCCtacaaatagatatatgtatatgcCGTTGTActagatataattttgattaaataaaatttaaaggcCGGACCACTTATCCCCACTCAAGTTtccatatatttaaaaaattttatttacaaagttttaaaaataatatcaaaaataatgaaaaaattattgttgatatatgtataatcatttattttctctatttaatataaaattattttatgttaggtatgtatgtcatgttattaatttaataacacaAGAAAGTTAGAGCATGggttaaaaaacatatacaagtaATTTGACATgtcattgcatatatttcatcatatcTATCACGAGtacaaacatatcatcaattatgtaaattaacggagttgagaagaaaaagaattaaaactagatgaaattcaacatatctcacaTTGAAAACGTTTGAAAGGTATAAAGTTCTTATAACACGATACTTTAATACCCAATCAAAAGATTTGACAAATCcatattttttatagattaagattcaaagatattatgactctaatgaacatgttagagCCATTGAAGATGGCCACAGACCATTGCTTAGGGGTCTATTATCCAATtacttattcaataatatatagtataagacaaataagtgatatttttgaagaatatgGGTCTCATGACTTTCATCATACTTCTTTTAATATATCTagacaaatgaaacaaaaattttaaaaatattgaagcaaaattcctttactttattgtCCAactattattttagatttttgggtaaaaattaatgaagtacaaaattttgtcaattaataataatgttaattatgttgaatatattcaaaaaattttttacttaaaatgtataatatttatgaacaaaaatatggaaggaTTGGACAAAGTTTTGTACTAGAGGTAAATTTTAGTAATTCaggtaaaaaaaattgcatatatGACTCTTTTACACAAAAGTACGTAATCtgttagtcaaagtacaaattataatcaattttataattatatcaataataatcattatttagaaattgttcaaagatataatactGAAAAACTAGGTGTTCTAGCATGGTGAAAAGACAATACAAAAACTTTTCCTATACTTGCTACTATGGCCGAGGTCTATTAACACCTCTGGTGTCGACTATAACATCGGAATCTGCTTTTAATGTAGGTGGATACGTGTTGAATGATAGACGATTCAATTTATATCCAAATATGGTCGAAATAATAATGTGTATGAAAAATTTGGTTAAAGTTGTTTCAAATTATTGAATAGAGTAACATaagatatctttgaaaaattcaaaaatttgaatattgagaatgaataaataaatgttatgatatatatattttatttatatttataattatacaatatataaattaattaattattattatattataaatttatattattttttattatataaccgTAGTACTTCTCCgctgtaaataaaatattataaataaaatattcaaactattattcttaattttaataattaaaaaataatttatatttaaactatccacttaaaaatttgataaaaaaatttggttaaatGGAGCAATTAAATGAGCGATCCGATTAAAGCGCGATCCTATATATAAACGGTCAAGTCTTGGACTATAAAAATTTTGTAGATTGATCCAATGCAAAGATTCATCATTGTACAGATTTAAGACCTGATCGGACCCGTAAATCTTATAGACGGACCTGACCTGACATGACCTATGGGCATGCCTAATAGAGTTCAATACTAATGGGCTCAAAAATGTTAGTGGTGTAAAGGTCATtaagcaagaaagaaaaatctaGAACCCAGAATTGTCCTATATGTTTTATCTCTTATTCTTGGCCATAGCAGATCCCCAGACAACAAAATTCTGGAAATGGCGACTTCATTGAATTGTTCATCCTACAAGAAATATGAGATCCGAAAGAGAAACCCAGATCCTAAGACTTGTGTTTTATTAGTGATCGACATGCAAAACTATTTCTCCGCCATGGCCAAACCCATTCTCGACAACCTTCTCACCACCATCCGCCTCTGCCGACGCGCCTCCATCCCCGTCTTCTTCACCCGCCACTGTCACAAGTCCCCCGCCGACTACGCCATGCTTGGCGAGTGGTGGAATAACGACCTTGTTTACGACGGCACCGTGGAGGCCGAGCTCATGCCCCAGATTAAAGAGGTGGCGAGCGCTGATGAAGTGATCGAGAAGAATACTTACAGCGCGTTTGCTAGCACGCGCTTGCAGGAGCGGTTGGTGGAGATGGATGTGAAGGAGGTGATAGTGAGTGGAGTTATGACTACTTTGTGTTGTGAAACGACGGCGCGTGAGGCGTTTGTGAGAGGGTTTAGGGTGTTTTTTTCGACGGATGCGACAGCCACGTCAGATATTGAACTACATGAGGCTACCTTGAAGAACTTGGCATATGGGTTTGCTTACTTGGTTGACTGTGAAAGGCTTCAAGTGGGGCTTTTTGGGAATTAAGAAATGTTACTGTGTTTGATGAATTTCAGCCTGTGTCCTTCATTTCATTTAGCAATATGTCTATATGAAGTCTATCCATGTACTGGAGTAGGGTTTTGTTTAATTCCATATTGTTAATAGTAAGCTAAGTCAGGAGCTGATGCAAATCAAGTTCAAGTTCCAGTTCAAAATTAGCAATATAAGTATTAAAGGCAACAGACGAAAATACAGCATTTTATAGATTGATTTATTGTATTTGAAAAATGTTAGTTAGCCTggtaaaatttgacaaaatatgatatataaaaaaaaaaaaaaattagattagggTTATGAttattgacataaaaaataatttaaattggattgaatttagATTGATATAACGCTAACTCAAATTAACTTGAGCTAGCTGGAAGATTTTGGATGTGGAGAAACATTCGTTGGGCCAAATTCACCTAATAAGCCATCAATATGGACTTCTCAGTATGCATCAagtcttttcttttatattttcagttCTTCTAAAAATTACCGAATGAAAATGGGTTTCAAATTGCCTTGAAGGTATCAAGTGTATGGTGAAGAAGCATACCCGAGATCTGCTGAAGACATTGCATTTCATGTTGCACTATGGATTTGCAGGAAATGGAAGctttgtaaattattatatggtaAAAGGTTCATAATTCCAAAGCTAATTACCGAATTCTATCTAATAAGTAAAGTAGATTTGTTGTTACAGTACCatgccaaaggactatttcccacccaagttttggtgaaatgacaaatatatacctatgggagataaaaaatccaaatacccacccaaaTTTTACTCTATTAGGACATatccaaaaatttcaattaaagttaatgggtaaaatcatcattttactaataatattaaaataattaaaaattatatctcattttctctcccttagtttggaaaactaacatttccctctggattaagttttaaaaaatttacttttctgcCCTAGGATACCAAACCTAAAATCTGACCATTTTCTTCGACGAATGACAGACTAACAAGACAGAGTCATTCAGAGGATGACCACTGACATCCAAGGATGACAAGCGTCTTGCAAATCTGGAGACACTTTGTCGTCCTTCACTGGAGTTCTGGATGATGGAGCTTTATCCATTCTAGACAATGTTTCATCGTCCTTACTGGATGGTGCTCTGTTGTCTAATGAAGGATGACTAGCGTGGTCCAGATCTGAATAACGCTTGTTGTCCATCAACGCACTACATTGATCACCGATGACCGGAGGGAggagtaaaaaaaaaacttaaggatTTGAGAGGAAAAAGTCACTTTGCAAAGTTCATGTATgagggtgaaatgttaatttttaacacttgagggagaaaataaaataaaattatattttatatatttattattaaatgattattttactcttatatttaatagtAAATTTAACGGCAGTTTAGaaatgggtgggtgtttgagtttttcatctaccGTAAGTGTATTtttgagattgagctaaaacttggatgagaaatagtcctttgcctttaatttttgaaagagtaaTACAAAATATCCCAAATGATATATAATCCTATTTGGCATTGCCATTTCATTTGCCAAATCACCCATTTCTTGctcaataataattatt
This is a stretch of genomic DNA from Mangifera indica cultivar Alphonso chromosome 11, CATAS_Mindica_2.1, whole genome shotgun sequence. It encodes these proteins:
- the LOC123228762 gene encoding nicotinamidase 2-like, with the protein product MLKGDARDQLWLKVNGVDIRFSPFEFTLIIGLHLSQFIDIEMYLSWGVGYKIRDTYFMGSRKKNLEPRIVLYVLSLILGHSRSPDNKILEMATSLNCSSYKKYEIRKRNPDPKTCVLLVIDMQNYFSAMAKPILDNLLTTIRLCRRASIPVFFTRHCHKSPADYAMLGEWWNNDLVYDGTVEAELMPQIKEVASADEVIEKNTYSAFASTRLQERLVEMDVKEVIVSGVMTTLCCETTAREAFVRGFRVFFSTDATATSDIELHEATLKNLAYGFAYLVDCERLQVGLFGN